In one Gemmatimonadota bacterium genomic region, the following are encoded:
- a CDS encoding TatD family hydrolase, with translation MLVDTHCHLADPAFAADRDAVVERMGAAGVSRAMVIESVTAQLEDTLGWAVRHPGLVVATGCHPHDASHWTPDLRRRLQAAWQHPLVRAAGEMGLDYHYDHAPHSVQQDVFAEQLALATAAGMPVVIHAREADADVVAILRNQADATVVLHSFSSGPVLRDAGLEAGWYFSFSGMVTFKSWDQQDAMRAVAADRLLIETDAPYLAPVPHRGKRNEPSYVPAVAHTLAEVRGTTFEEIAADTTANATRLFWPTNRVIDDR, from the coding sequence ATGCTGGTGGACACCCACTGCCACCTCGCGGACCCGGCCTTCGCGGCCGACCGCGACGCGGTGGTGGAGCGGATGGGCGCCGCCGGCGTCTCCCGTGCCATGGTGATTGAATCCGTGACCGCCCAGCTCGAGGACACCCTCGGCTGGGCGGTTCGGCATCCCGGGTTGGTGGTCGCCACCGGCTGCCACCCCCACGACGCCTCCCACTGGACCCCCGACCTCAGGCGTCGCCTCCAGGCCGCGTGGCAGCACCCCCTGGTCCGCGCCGCCGGCGAGATGGGGCTCGACTACCACTACGACCACGCCCCGCACAGCGTGCAGCAGGACGTCTTCGCCGAACAGCTCGCGCTGGCCACGGCCGCAGGGATGCCCGTCGTCATCCACGCCCGCGAGGCCGATGCCGATGTCGTCGCCATCCTCCGCAACCAGGCCGACGCCACCGTGGTCCTCCACTCCTTCTCCAGCGGCCCCGTCCTGCGGGACGCCGGGCTCGAGGCGGGGTGGTACTTTTCCTTCAGCGGCATGGTGACCTTCAAGTCGTGGGACCAGCAGGACGCCATGCGGGCCGTGGCGGCGGACCGCCTGCTGATCGAGACCGACGCGCCGTACCTGGCGCCCGTGCCACACCGCGGCAAGCGCAACGAGCCGAGCTACGTGCCAGCGGTCGCACACACCCTCGCCGAGGTCCGCGGCACAACGTTTGAAGAGATCGCTGCGGACACCACGGCCAATGCAACGCGGTTGTTCTGGCCCACGAACAGAGTGATCGATGATCGATGA
- a CDS encoding glutamate racemase, whose product MNTAPIGVFDSGIGGLTVVRAIHALLPNESTLYLGDTARVPYGSKSPETVRRYAREILTWLEEHQVKAVVVACNTATAHALDELRAVATVPVIGVIEPGARAAAAASRGGTVGVIGTAGTILSGAYRRALHRIRPELAVVEQACPLFVPLVEEGWFEHPATRLVAEEYLAPLRAAGVDTIVLGCTHYPMLSGLIGEVLGPDVVRIDSAQETARELATVLRAQGLEAPAGTPVHHRWAATDDVARFARVGSIFVGEPLETIELAALGSERTS is encoded by the coding sequence ATGAACACCGCACCGATCGGCGTCTTCGATTCCGGCATCGGCGGCCTCACCGTCGTGCGCGCCATTCACGCGCTGCTCCCGAACGAATCGACGCTCTACCTCGGCGACACCGCGCGCGTCCCCTACGGATCGAAGTCGCCGGAGACGGTCCGCCGCTATGCGCGCGAGATCCTCACCTGGCTCGAGGAACACCAGGTGAAGGCGGTCGTCGTCGCCTGCAACACCGCCACCGCCCATGCGCTCGATGAACTCCGCGCCGTGGCCACCGTGCCGGTCATCGGTGTGATCGAACCCGGCGCGCGCGCGGCCGCAGCAGCGAGTCGCGGCGGCACCGTGGGCGTCATCGGCACCGCCGGCACCATCCTCTCCGGGGCGTATCGTCGGGCGCTGCATCGCATCCGTCCCGAGCTGGCCGTGGTGGAGCAGGCGTGCCCGCTCTTCGTGCCGTTGGTCGAGGAGGGGTGGTTCGAGCATCCCGCCACTCGGCTGGTCGCCGAGGAGTACCTCGCGCCCCTGCGTGCGGCCGGCGTCGACACCATCGTCCTCGGCTGCACGCACTACCCCATGCTCAGCGGCCTGATCGGCGAGGTGCTCGGCCCCGACGTCGTCCGGATCGACAGTGCGCAGGAGACGGCGCGTGAACTGGCCACCGTGCTGCGTGCGCAGGGGCTCGAGGCGCCGGCCGGCACGCCGGTGCACCATCGCTGGGCCGCGACCGACGACGTGGCGCGCTTTGCGAGGGTGGGATCGATCTTTGTGGGGGAACCGCTCGAGACGATCGAGCTGGCGGCACTGGGGAGCGAGCGGACTAGCTGA
- a CDS encoding metallophosphoesterase yields the protein MTAHRVVVVGDAHLGAAPVGDEEAMLAFLDAVPSLGDALLVTGDLFDFWFTWRRVIPRQAIRTTAALVHLARRFPVMMVGGNHDRWGSTFWDQEAGLRFDAHRLECDVAGQRVLMVHGDGMHQEHFRANVLNRLINSPTIIRAVATLPASLTFWAADRLQHNPAYAAAHPEISDAAMGRQRVIAEGFLTADPGLGAVVMGHTHRAAAVEMMPGRWYLNPGAWLDGHAYGILDADGATLHHFS from the coding sequence GTGACAGCGCACCGTGTGGTTGTGGTCGGGGATGCCCACCTTGGGGCGGCGCCCGTGGGAGACGAGGAGGCGATGCTCGCCTTCCTCGACGCCGTCCCGTCGCTGGGTGACGCGTTGCTCGTCACCGGCGACCTCTTCGACTTCTGGTTCACCTGGCGCCGAGTGATCCCGCGGCAGGCGATCCGCACCACCGCCGCCCTGGTCCATCTGGCCCGACGCTTCCCGGTGATGATGGTCGGCGGCAATCACGACCGCTGGGGCAGCACCTTCTGGGACCAGGAAGCGGGGCTCCGCTTTGACGCCCATCGGCTCGAATGCGATGTGGCCGGCCAGCGCGTCCTGATGGTCCACGGCGACGGGATGCATCAGGAGCACTTCCGCGCCAACGTGCTCAACCGGCTGATCAATTCGCCGACCATCATCCGTGCCGTCGCGACGCTGCCGGCCTCGCTCACCTTCTGGGCCGCCGACCGGTTGCAGCACAACCCGGCCTATGCCGCCGCCCATCCGGAAATCAGCGATGCGGCGATGGGACGCCAGCGGGTGATCGCCGAGGGGTTCCTCACAGCGGACCCGGGACTCGGCGCCGTGGTGATGGGCCACACCCATCGTGCAGCCGCCGTGGAGATGATGCCGGGGCGCTGGTACCTGAATCCGGGCGCGTGGCTCGATGGACACGCCTACGGCATCCTCGATGCCGACGGCGCCACGCTGCACCACTTCAGCTAG
- a CDS encoding RidA family protein: MQIIATPDAPAAIGPYSQAILVNGMLYTAGQIALDPVSMEIVAGGVTEQTEQVFKNLGAVLAAAGMSFKNVVKTTVFLRDMAEFAPMNAVYAAHFGDHRPARSTVAAAGLPRDVRVEIELVAVA; the protein is encoded by the coding sequence ATGCAGATTATCGCCACTCCCGACGCCCCCGCCGCCATCGGCCCCTACTCCCAGGCCATCCTCGTCAACGGGATGCTCTACACCGCGGGGCAGATCGCCCTCGACCCCGTGTCGATGGAAATCGTCGCCGGCGGCGTGACCGAGCAGACCGAGCAGGTCTTCAAGAACCTCGGTGCCGTCCTCGCCGCGGCCGGCATGTCGTTCAAGAACGTGGTCAAGACCACCGTCTTCCTCCGCGACATGGCCGAGTTCGCCCCGATGAATGCCGTCTACGCGGCGCACTTTGGCGACCATCGCCCGGCGCGCAGCACCGTCGCCGCCGCCGGCCTCCCGCGCGATGTCCGCGTCGAGATCGAACTCGTGGCGGTCGCCTGA
- the rph gene encoding ribonuclease PH, which translates to MSRPDGRQPNQLRPTVLERRANPYAEGSCLVRMGGTLVHCTASVETGVPPFKKGSGQGWVTAEYSMLPRATAERTSRERNGPGGRTHEIQRLIGRSLRAAMGTFAFGEYTIKVDCDVLTADGGTRCASITGACVALHDACTWLSEKTGQPSPFGRLVAAVSVGTVDGEQRLDLAYLEDRDAEVDANVVMLAPHDFVEVQGTGEHGTFDRAALDRLLDLAQGGMNELFALQRTALGL; encoded by the coding sequence GTGTCACGCCCTGATGGTCGTCAGCCCAACCAGCTTCGTCCCACCGTTCTTGAGCGCCGCGCCAACCCGTACGCCGAGGGCTCCTGCCTGGTGCGGATGGGGGGGACGCTGGTGCATTGCACCGCCTCCGTCGAGACGGGTGTCCCGCCGTTCAAGAAGGGGAGCGGGCAGGGGTGGGTCACGGCCGAGTATTCCATGTTGCCGCGCGCCACGGCGGAGCGGACCTCGCGCGAGCGGAACGGCCCCGGTGGGCGGACGCATGAAATCCAGCGCTTGATTGGCCGGTCGCTGCGCGCGGCGATGGGCACCTTCGCCTTTGGCGAGTACACCATCAAGGTCGACTGCGACGTCCTCACCGCCGATGGTGGCACGCGTTGCGCCTCGATCACCGGCGCGTGCGTGGCGCTGCACGATGCCTGCACCTGGCTGTCGGAGAAGACGGGTCAGCCGTCGCCGTTCGGGCGGTTGGTGGCGGCGGTGTCGGTCGGCACGGTCGATGGCGAGCAGCGGCTCGACCTGGCGTACCTGGAAGATCGTGACGCCGAGGTGGATGCCAATGTGGTGATGCTGGCGCCGCATGACTTTGTCGAGGTGCAGGGGACGGGCGAGCACGGGACCTTTGATCGGGCGGCGCTGGACCGGTTGCTGGACCTGGCGCAGGGCGGCATGAACGAGCTCTTCGCGCTGCAGCGGACGGCGCTCGGCCTGTGA
- the secD gene encoding protein translocase subunit SecD, which yields MFATIRNRMILIAVLVIGSIIALIPRTVTVRERSATGAMQDVQVKRVPLKRGLDLQGGMHLGLELDQSTQVSADVSKDIDLALTVLRKRIDEFGVTEPVIQKVGSSRIVVELAGIKDPERAKGIVQQNAFLEFRMTDKTGALDAALPAMDRVLAQLGVKPAAGAPAAAKGIDALLAGDSGTKLTADSGVKADSGAAAAADTVKAGGPILQALIISGASAGASAPGTYLVPEASVARVDSLLRLPEVQRVLPRGIELKWDQSATGGLEPMRALYALETKPILTGTSLVNATPQIDPSSNKPIVVFDLDRAGGRRFGQETSRHIGDFMAIVLDGKVQGAPPVINSRIDRRGQIELSGRTIAEAQDLALTLKAGALPFTLKIVEERTVGASLGEDSVRGGIVAGLVGTLFVIIIMVGYYRMSGALAVLALSLYILFTLASLSMIDATLTLPGLAGIVLSVGIAVDANVLIFERIREELIAGRTVRVAVEEGFRHAMPAIIDSNVSTVLTAAFLFQFGTGPVKGFAVTLIMGIIASMITAIFVTKTFFLVWLDRKPHATTLSI from the coding sequence GATCATCGCCCTCATCCCGCGCACCGTCACCGTGCGCGAGCGCAGCGCCACCGGCGCGATGCAGGACGTGCAGGTCAAGCGCGTCCCGTTGAAGCGCGGCCTGGACCTCCAGGGCGGGATGCACCTTGGCCTCGAGCTCGACCAGTCGACGCAGGTCTCGGCCGATGTCTCCAAGGACATCGACCTGGCGCTGACCGTGCTGCGCAAGCGCATCGACGAGTTCGGCGTGACCGAGCCGGTGATCCAGAAGGTCGGCTCCTCGCGGATCGTCGTCGAGCTCGCCGGCATCAAGGATCCGGAACGGGCCAAGGGCATCGTCCAGCAGAACGCCTTCCTCGAATTCCGCATGACGGACAAGACGGGCGCGCTCGACGCCGCCCTCCCCGCCATGGATCGGGTCCTCGCCCAGCTCGGCGTCAAGCCGGCCGCGGGCGCCCCGGCGGCGGCCAAGGGGATCGACGCGCTGCTCGCCGGCGATTCAGGCACCAAGCTCACGGCCGACAGCGGCGTAAAGGCGGACAGCGGCGCGGCGGCGGCGGCCGACACGGTCAAGGCCGGCGGCCCGATCCTCCAGGCCTTGATCATCTCGGGTGCATCAGCTGGCGCCTCGGCACCGGGGACCTATCTGGTCCCGGAAGCCTCGGTGGCTCGCGTCGACTCGCTGCTCCGCCTCCCCGAGGTGCAGCGCGTCCTCCCGCGTGGCATCGAGCTGAAGTGGGATCAGTCGGCGACTGGCGGGCTCGAACCGATGCGTGCGTTGTACGCGCTGGAGACCAAGCCGATCCTCACCGGCACCTCGCTGGTCAACGCGACGCCGCAGATCGACCCGAGCTCCAACAAGCCGATCGTGGTCTTCGACCTCGACCGCGCGGGTGGGCGGCGCTTCGGCCAGGAGACCAGCCGGCACATCGGCGACTTCATGGCGATCGTCCTCGACGGCAAGGTCCAGGGCGCACCGCCGGTCATCAACAGCCGCATCGACCGTCGCGGCCAGATCGAGCTGTCGGGCCGCACCATCGCGGAGGCGCAGGACCTCGCGCTGACGCTGAAGGCCGGCGCGCTGCCGTTCACGCTGAAGATCGTCGAGGAGCGCACCGTCGGCGCCTCGCTCGGTGAGGACTCGGTCCGGGGCGGCATCGTCGCCGGCCTGGTCGGCACCCTCTTCGTGATCATCATCATGGTGGGCTACTACCGGATGTCCGGAGCGCTCGCCGTGCTGGCGCTGTCGCTCTACATCCTGTTCACGCTGGCCTCGCTCTCGATGATCGACGCCACCCTCACGCTGCCCGGCCTCGCCGGCATCGTGCTCTCGGTCGGCATCGCCGTCGACGCGAACGTGCTGATCTTCGAGCGGATTCGAGAGGAACTGATCGCCGGGCGGACCGTCCGCGTCGCGGTCGAGGAAGGCTTCCGGCACGCGATGCCCGCCATCATCGACTCGAACGTCTCGACCGTCCTGACCGCCGCGTTCCTCTTCCAGTTCGGTACCGGCCCGGTCAAGGGCTTCGCGGTCACGCTGATCATGGGCATCATCGCCTCGATGATCACCGCGATCTTCGTCACCAAGACGTTCTTCCTCGTCTGGCTCGACCGGAAGCCCCACGCCACCACGCTGAGCATCTGA
- the rfaE2 gene encoding D-glycero-beta-D-manno-heptose 1-phosphate adenylyltransferase gives MSGHAAGDRHGGLRRHHPRQAVVPLRAVPRRDDLRGALQHDAHRCADPHPPPCRGRHPGPPARGTEDHRDAPRSAGRRGHLGQVHRARDAAAVWREGLQVRAEDRRGRTLTSPVDTAPKLRSQGDAARWRQGTTGQVVFTNGVFDLLHAGHIHVLESARALGDALIVGVNTDASVRRLDKGSERPIVSAADRARVLAALACVDCVVLFDEDTPAQLIAALQPDVLVKGGDYNPDTVVGADTVRARGGRVVIIPLLPDRSTTRLVERLRVTP, from the coding sequence GTGTCTGGTCACGCTGCTGGTGATCGGCACGGCGGTCTACGTCGGCATCACCCTCGGCAGGCCGTGGTTCCGCTACGAGCAGTTCCGCGACGAGATGACCTCCGCGGCGCGCTTCAGCACGACGCTCACCGATGCGCAGATCCTCACCCGCCTCCGTGCCGTGGCCGACACCCTGGGCCTCCCGCCCGAGGCACGGAAGATCACCGTGACGCGCCTCGATCCGCCGGGCGGCGTGGTCATCTCGGTCAAGTACACCGAGCGCGTGACGCTGCCGCTGTATGGCGAGAAGGTCTACAAGTTCGCGCCGAAGATCGTCGGGGGCGAACCCTGACCTCGCCTGTCGACACCGCCCCGAAGCTGCGCTCCCAGGGCGACGCCGCACGCTGGCGCCAGGGCACCACGGGGCAGGTGGTCTTCACCAACGGCGTCTTCGACCTCCTCCATGCCGGCCACATTCACGTCCTCGAGTCGGCGCGCGCGTTGGGCGATGCGCTCATCGTCGGCGTGAACACCGATGCCTCAGTGCGCCGGCTCGACAAGGGGAGTGAACGGCCCATCGTCTCCGCCGCCGACCGCGCCCGCGTGCTGGCCGCGCTCGCCTGTGTCGATTGTGTGGTCCTCTTTGACGAGGACACCCCCGCGCAGCTGATCGCCGCCCTGCAGCCCGACGTGCTGGTGAAGGGTGGCGACTACAATCCTGATACCGTTGTTGGTGCGGACACCGTGCGTGCGCGCGGTGGTCGTGTCGTGATCATTCCGTTGTTGCCGGATCGTTCGACTACCCGCCTTGTGGAGCGCCTTCGTGTCACGCCCTGA
- the secF gene encoding protein translocase subunit SecF produces the protein MIRFFAHAKYDFIAHRRQAYLVTAVLFVIGLAALLGLGIHQSIEFTGGTLVQFKTTAPVDVEKLRAGLDAAGLKGAEIQRFGGDNEYAVRARTAVEGSKTDDTQATTKAVNAAIEQVVGAGGFTPGSGEAVSPKVGAELKTQALMAIMLSFLGVLAYLAYRFEWRFGLAAVLATAHDIILTICFIAVARIELSLVVVAAVLSMVGYSLNDTIIIFDRVRENLHKFRRSQLVEVLNLSINETLPRSILTHVTTLSTLLALTIFAGEVIRPFALVMFFGVFTGTFSSIWIAAPVLRMIEQKWPGVDGRGVKVKPKAVRSTVPQV, from the coding sequence ATGATTCGCTTCTTTGCACACGCCAAGTACGACTTCATCGCGCACCGCCGGCAGGCCTATCTCGTGACTGCCGTGCTGTTCGTGATCGGGCTCGCGGCGCTGCTCGGGCTCGGCATCCACCAGTCGATCGAATTCACCGGCGGCACCCTGGTGCAGTTCAAGACCACGGCGCCGGTCGACGTCGAGAAGCTGCGCGCCGGCCTCGACGCCGCTGGCCTGAAGGGCGCCGAGATCCAGCGCTTCGGGGGCGACAACGAGTACGCCGTCCGCGCCCGGACCGCGGTCGAAGGCTCCAAGACCGACGACACCCAGGCCACCACGAAGGCCGTCAACGCCGCGATCGAGCAGGTCGTCGGCGCCGGTGGCTTCACGCCGGGCAGCGGTGAGGCGGTCTCGCCGAAGGTCGGCGCCGAGCTCAAGACGCAGGCGCTCATGGCGATCATGCTCTCCTTCCTCGGCGTGCTGGCCTACCTGGCCTACCGCTTCGAGTGGCGCTTCGGGTTGGCGGCCGTCCTCGCCACCGCCCACGACATCATCCTCACCATCTGCTTCATCGCGGTGGCCCGGATCGAGCTCTCGCTCGTCGTCGTCGCCGCCGTGCTGTCGATGGTCGGCTACTCGCTGAACGACACGATCATCATCTTCGACCGCGTCCGCGAGAACCTGCACAAGTTCCGGCGCTCGCAGCTGGTCGAGGTGCTCAACCTCTCGATCAACGAGACGCTGCCGCGCTCGATCCTGACCCACGTCACCACGCTGTCGACGCTGCTCGCGCTGACGATCTTCGCCGGCGAGGTCATCCGGCCGTTCGCGCTGGTGATGTTCTTCGGCGTCTTCACCGGCACCTTCTCGTCGATCTGGATCGCGGCGCCGGTCCTGCGCATGATCGAGCAGAAGTGGCCCGGCGTCGACGGCCGCGGCGTCAAGGTCAAGCCCAAGGCAGTCCGCAGCACGGTTCCCCAGGTCTGA
- a CDS encoding peptidylprolyl isomerase codes for MLLAAPLTAQDPALVEALAPLLMAEDRRQLDLTAMARAIGHPDPLVRRTAVVAVGRIGDKRGAPLIVEALGDRDQNVIADAFFALGLLADSNNAAAIIARIRQPDSLDAAAAGEASAALARSGGSAAIAMLTEIIGGRTSVSAARRDLLLPVALLESWKLGAQAPVAAMLPFLNDQNDDLRWRASYTIARLKAPTAGNGLLRSARDKMALVREAAVRSYTKAYADSAGLPAAAVLGELRRALQDASPGVKISALQALGSWRDSAEVTGVLRLLTDADFNVRVQATTALGELRGEAAMAALDGLFDKQGATWAMRRVAFSALARADTARFAKRAAVWQASQDVRERMAAYEGWGSISSTGNAVFQAGLQDADARVQAAALGAWRSARPRSDSTVVAAARERLRSAAPEVRATAAGVLGANARVEDLDLLLAAWRLGAADVERDAQQAVLAAMSGLARRVPDVLQQLGDPSRRDFFTPPAEMLLRRDAARSWPALAERWGPALPVVTGRGLEDYRVIVRTLVLAKENPHVTVELDGRGTIDLELLGREAPLTVANFLRLVDRRWFDGNRWHRVVPNFVIQDGDRSGTGSGGPGWAIRDEFNRRRYDVPMAGMALSGPETGGSQWFINVSPQPHLDGRYTIFGRVAGSYAALLRVTQGDVIRSIHR; via the coding sequence GTGCTGCTCGCGGCGCCGCTCACCGCCCAGGACCCCGCGCTGGTCGAGGCGCTCGCCCCGTTGTTGATGGCCGAGGATCGCCGGCAGCTCGACCTCACCGCGATGGCGCGCGCCATCGGCCATCCGGACCCGCTGGTGCGCCGCACCGCGGTGGTGGCGGTTGGCCGCATCGGCGACAAGCGTGGCGCGCCGCTCATCGTCGAGGCGCTCGGCGATCGCGATCAGAACGTCATCGCCGACGCCTTCTTTGCCCTCGGCCTGCTGGCCGACAGCAACAACGCCGCGGCGATCATCGCCCGCATTCGTCAACCCGACTCCCTCGATGCGGCCGCGGCCGGTGAGGCCTCCGCCGCGTTGGCCCGCTCCGGCGGTAGCGCCGCCATCGCGATGCTCACCGAGATCATCGGGGGCCGCACCTCGGTCTCGGCCGCCCGACGCGACCTCCTGCTGCCCGTCGCGCTGCTCGAATCGTGGAAGCTCGGCGCGCAGGCGCCCGTCGCGGCGATGCTCCCGTTCCTGAACGACCAGAACGACGACCTCCGCTGGCGCGCCAGCTACACCATCGCGCGGCTCAAGGCCCCGACGGCCGGTAACGGCCTGCTCCGCTCGGCGCGGGACAAGATGGCGCTGGTTCGCGAGGCCGCGGTCCGTTCCTACACGAAGGCCTACGCCGACAGCGCCGGGCTCCCCGCGGCTGCCGTGCTCGGCGAACTGCGCCGCGCCCTCCAGGACGCCTCGCCCGGCGTCAAGATCAGCGCGCTGCAGGCGCTCGGCTCCTGGCGCGACTCCGCCGAAGTGACCGGCGTCCTCCGCCTCCTCACCGATGCCGACTTCAATGTCCGCGTGCAGGCCACCACCGCGCTCGGCGAGTTGCGCGGCGAAGCGGCGATGGCCGCGCTCGACGGCCTCTTCGACAAGCAGGGCGCCACCTGGGCGATGCGTCGCGTCGCCTTCTCGGCGCTCGCCCGCGCCGACACCGCCCGCTTCGCCAAGCGCGCCGCCGTCTGGCAGGCCTCGCAGGACGTCCGCGAGCGGATGGCCGCCTACGAGGGATGGGGCAGCATCAGCAGCACCGGCAACGCCGTCTTCCAGGCCGGCCTGCAGGATGCCGATGCGCGGGTGCAGGCCGCGGCGCTGGGTGCGTGGCGCAGCGCGCGCCCGCGCAGCGACTCCACCGTCGTCGCCGCGGCCCGCGAGCGTCTCCGGAGTGCCGCGCCCGAGGTGCGTGCCACCGCTGCCGGCGTCCTCGGCGCCAACGCACGCGTCGAAGATCTCGACCTCCTCCTGGCGGCCTGGCGGCTCGGTGCCGCCGACGTCGAACGCGATGCGCAACAGGCTGTGCTTGCCGCCATGTCGGGACTCGCGCGCCGCGTCCCCGATGTCCTGCAGCAACTCGGTGACCCGAGCCGCCGCGACTTCTTCACGCCGCCGGCCGAAATGCTGCTGCGGCGCGACGCGGCGCGCAGCTGGCCGGCGCTTGCCGAACGCTGGGGCCCGGCGCTGCCGGTCGTCACCGGGCGTGGCCTCGAGGACTACCGGGTGATCGTCCGCACGCTGGTGCTCGCCAAGGAGAACCCGCACGTGACGGTGGAGCTCGACGGTCGCGGCACCATCGACCTCGAGCTGCTCGGGCGCGAGGCACCGCTCACGGTCGCCAACTTCCTCCGCCTGGTGGACCGCCGCTGGTTCGACGGCAACCGGTGGCATCGGGTCGTCCCGAACTTCGTCATCCAGGACGGCGATCGGAGCGGCACCGGGAGCGGGGGGCCGGGTTGGGCCATTCGCGACGAGTTCAACCGCCGCCGCTACGACGTCCCGATGGCGGGGATGGCCCTCTCCGGTCCCGAGACCGGGGGGAGCCAGTGGTTCATCAATGTCTCGCCGCAGCCGCACCTGGACGGGCGCTACACCATCTTCGGCCGGGTGGCGGGGAGCTACGCCGCCCTCCTCCGGGTCACCCAGGGCGACGTGATCCGCAGCATCCACCGATGA
- a CDS encoding non-canonical purine NTP pyrophosphatase: MTVLLVASRNVGKVAEFRGLLGPLGVDVRSPDQCGLAEHPDEDVLEVAHTFAENAALKAEWFAARSGVVTLADDSGLEVDALEGGPGVYSKRFAGMDGPDHLVTAANNAALLTALRDVPDAARSARYRCVLVLHRPAGAEWPWAEPAEGASLVVAGVTEGRILRAPEGDGGFGYDPLFWSDDLGMSFGQATREAKGKISHRGRAVHELIERVHPRRVRAVREPH; encoded by the coding sequence GTGACGGTCCTCCTGGTGGCCTCTCGGAACGTGGGGAAGGTGGCCGAGTTCCGGGGGCTGCTGGGGCCGTTGGGGGTGGATGTCAGGTCACCGGATCAGTGCGGGTTGGCGGAGCATCCGGACGAGGACGTGCTGGAGGTGGCGCACACCTTTGCGGAGAACGCGGCGCTCAAGGCCGAGTGGTTTGCGGCGCGGAGCGGGGTGGTGACGTTGGCCGATGACAGCGGGCTGGAGGTCGATGCGCTTGAGGGTGGGCCGGGGGTCTACTCCAAGCGCTTTGCGGGGATGGATGGCCCTGATCATCTGGTGACGGCGGCGAACAACGCGGCGCTGCTGACGGCGCTCAGGGATGTGCCGGACGCGGCGCGGTCGGCGCGGTATCGGTGTGTCCTGGTGCTGCACCGGCCGGCGGGTGCGGAGTGGCCGTGGGCCGAGCCGGCGGAGGGGGCGTCGCTGGTGGTGGCCGGGGTCACCGAGGGGCGGATCCTGCGTGCTCCCGAGGGCGATGGGGGGTTCGGGTACGATCCGCTCTTCTGGAGTGATGACCTGGGGATGAGCTTTGGCCAGGCGACGCGGGAGGCGAAGGGGAAGATCTCGCACCGGGGCAGGGCGGTGCACGAGCTGATCGAGCGGGTGCATCCGCGGCGGGTCAGGGCGGTGAGGGAGCCGCATTAG
- a CDS encoding acyl-CoA thioesterase, producing MQPTVATDGAGITTIRRRVDYSETDQMGVVYHARYLVWWDVARTEHLRQTGLSYRDLETLGFRLMVGELTIRYRRAARYDDPIRVRTWVRERASRRVTFGYAVEHDETGELLATGSTAMLVMDDTFAFGRLPEGIAERLQPIPDPVRL from the coding sequence ATGCAGCCGACCGTTGCAACCGATGGCGCCGGAATCACCACCATCCGCCGCCGGGTCGATTACTCCGAGACCGACCAGATGGGCGTGGTCTATCACGCCCGGTATCTGGTCTGGTGGGACGTCGCGCGCACCGAGCACCTCCGCCAGACCGGGCTCTCGTACCGCGACCTCGAGACCCTCGGCTTCCGCCTGATGGTCGGTGAGCTCACCATCCGCTACCGCCGCGCGGCGCGCTATGACGACCCGATCCGGGTGCGCACCTGGGTGCGCGAGCGGGCCTCCCGGCGCGTCACCTTCGGCTACGCCGTCGAACACGACGAGACCGGCGAGCTCCTGGCGACCGGCAGCACCGCCATGCTGGTGATGGACGACACCTTCGCCTTCGGCCGCCTCCCTGAGGGCATCGCCGAACGGCTGCAACCCATTCCTGACCCGGTGCGCCTCTGA